From one Humulus lupulus chromosome 8, drHumLupu1.1, whole genome shotgun sequence genomic stretch:
- the LOC133796465 gene encoding factor of DNA methylation 1-like isoform X1 yields the protein MDYRSYDESDIIINDYDNKLYEQLRAGKGKYKLKCLNGTLKCPFCVGKKKQFNKFKDLLQHASGVAKVAANRSAQEKANHLSLANYLQDELANEEDLIQQLVSTSVPEHDKEAELYAWPWTGIIVNIVSKGKGELTLLDSDYWLAKFAKYRPSKAQTFWNGNNPTAEVIIEFNDDWIGYNNVNEFEKKFEKDGFSKRHWINASEMHHGSNIYGWCARADDYNSEGPIGEYLRKNGELKTVSDIVNEDEATQKKLNVLAHLSNENDMLTEDLAELEYKCNEAALSLSRVIDEMKKAEQTFSEERKKLQDFARHQCQRILDEKDKMSNDLDRMKKELDSWSKEINKREALTEHERKKHEEEKKKNKLKNNSLELASMELKKPDENVYRLVEELKRDEEEALNKILQLEKELGAKQRLEVEIKELRGKLEMMKHLEIEDDESVQKKMKEMNDELHEKVDDLDGLKSLNQTLLTKEHEINDELQEARKALIEGLPDLLTGRTNIEIKRMGDLDIKPFLDICKQRFPFEEAQVQAATLCSLWQENLKNPSWHPFKVVTNNGNHEVIIDEEDENLRNLKAEWGEEIYGTVVTALKEINEYNPSGRYTVPELWNFKEGRKATVKEVITFSLVNMTKLKRKRAW from the exons ATGGACTATAGGTCGTATGACGAGTCTGATATTATCATCAATGACTATGATAACAAACTATACGAGCAATTGAGGGCCGGAAAGGGAAAGTACAAATTAAAGTGTCTGAATGGTACTCTTAAGTGCCCCTTTTGTGTTGGGAAGAAGAAGCAATTCAACAAGTTTAAAGACCTTCTACAGCATGCCTCTGGAGTTGCCAAAGTCGCAGCTAATAGAAGTGCACAAGAAAAGGCAAACCACCTTTCCTTGGCAAATTATTTGCAGGATGAGCTAGCAAATGAAGAAGATCTTATCCAACAACTTGTCTCAACGTCAGTTCCAGAACATGATAAAGAAGCTGAACTGTATGCGTGGCCTTGGACCGGCATTATTGTTAACATTGTCAGTAAGGGTAAGGGTGAATTAACCCTCCTTGATTCTGATTATTggctggcaaagtttgccaaataTAGACCTTCCAAAGCTCAAACTTTTTGGAATGGGAACAACCCTACTGCAGAGGTTATTATAGAGTTCAATGACGATTGGATTGGTTATAATAACGTGAATGAATTTGAGAAGAAGTTTGAGAAGGATGGTTTCAGTAAAAGACATTGGATAAATGCGTCGGAAATGCATCATGGCTCAAATATCTATGGCTGGTGTGCTCGTGCAGATGATTATAATTCTGAGGGGCCAATAGGGGAGTATCTTCGCAAGAATGGAGAGCTGAAAACTGTATCTGACATTGTCAACGAAGACGAAGCAACACAGAAGAAATTGAATGTTCTGGCACACCTAAGTAATGAAAATGATATGTTAACTGAGGACCTGGCTGAGCTAGAATACAAATGCAATGAAGCAGCCTTGTCCTTAAGTAGGGTAATTGATGAGATGAAGAAGGCTGAGCAAACTTTTTCTGAAG AAAGAAAGAAGTTGCAGGATTTtgcacgtcatcaatgccaaagAATTTTGGATGAAAAAGATAAAATGAGTAATGACTTGGATAGAATGAAAAAGGAACTTGATTCTTGGAGCAAAGAAATAAACAAGCGTGAAGCATTAACTGAACATGAAAGAAAAAAacatgaggaggagaaaaagaag AATAAACTGAAAAACAATTCACTTGAGTTGGCTTCAATGGAGCTAAAAAAGCCTGATGAGAATGTCTACAGGCTGGTTGAAGAGCTAAAG AGGGATGAAGAGGAAGCTTTGAATAAAATACTTCAGCTAGAAAAGGAGCTGGGTGCTAAGCAGAGATTGGAAGTCGAAATTAAAGAGTTGAGAGGGAAGTTAGAGATGATGAAGCATCTAGAAATTGAAGATGATGAATCGGTTCAGAAGAAGATGAAAGAAATGAATGATGAATTACATGAAAAAGTGGATGATTTGGATGGTTTGAAATCTTTAAATCAAACTCTTTTGACTAAAGAGCAtgagatcaatgatgagttacaAGAAGCTCGCAAAGCATTAATTGAG GGGTTGCCTGATTTGTTGACTGGTCGAACTAACATTGAGATAAAAAGAATGGGAGATCTTGACATTAAGCCCTTCCTCGACATTTGCAAGCAACGATTTCCATTCGAGGAAGCTCAAGTGCAGGCCGCCACCCTTTGCTCCTTGTGGCAAGAAAATTTGAAAAATCCAAGTTGGCATCCATTCAAGGTGGTGACTAATAATGGGAATCATGAG GTAATTATAGACGAGGAAGATGAGAACCTAAGAAATCTCAAGGCGGAATGGGGAGAAGAGATATATGGGACAGTTGTTACGGCCTTGAAAGAAATTAATGAGTATAATCCTAGTGGAAGATATACTGTTCCTGAACTTTGGAATTTCAAAGAAGGAAGAAAAGCCACTGTTAAAGAAGTTATTACTTTTTCTCTCGTGAATATGACAAAACTTAAGCGGAAGAGAGCATGGTAA
- the LOC133796465 gene encoding factor of DNA methylation 1-like isoform X2, which yields MDYRSYDESDIIINDYDNKLYEQLRAGKGKYKLKCLNGTLKCPFCVGKKKQFNKFKDLLQHASGVAKVAANRSAQEKANHLSLANYLQDELANEEDLIQQLVSTSVPEHDKEAELYAWPWTGIIVNIVSKGKGELTLLDSDYWLAKFAKYRPSKAQTFWNGNNPTAEVIIEFNDDWIGYNNVNEFEKKFEKDGFSKRHWINASEMHHGSNIYGWCARADDYNSEGPIGEYLRKNGELKTVSDIVNEDEATQKKLNVLAHLSNENDMLTEDLAELEYKCNEAALSLSRVIDEMKKAEQTFSEERKKLQDFARHQCQRILDEKDKMSNDLDRMKKELDSWSKEINKREALTEHERKKHEEEKKKNKLKNNSLELASMELKKPDENVYRLVEELKRDEEEALNKILQLEKELGAKQRLEVEIKELRGKLEMMKHLEIEDDESVQKKMKEMNDELHEKVDDLDGLKSLNQTLLTKEHEINDELQEARKALIEYRCALCRRKRNKYSRFLWPAKLHYIP from the exons ATGGACTATAGGTCGTATGACGAGTCTGATATTATCATCAATGACTATGATAACAAACTATACGAGCAATTGAGGGCCGGAAAGGGAAAGTACAAATTAAAGTGTCTGAATGGTACTCTTAAGTGCCCCTTTTGTGTTGGGAAGAAGAAGCAATTCAACAAGTTTAAAGACCTTCTACAGCATGCCTCTGGAGTTGCCAAAGTCGCAGCTAATAGAAGTGCACAAGAAAAGGCAAACCACCTTTCCTTGGCAAATTATTTGCAGGATGAGCTAGCAAATGAAGAAGATCTTATCCAACAACTTGTCTCAACGTCAGTTCCAGAACATGATAAAGAAGCTGAACTGTATGCGTGGCCTTGGACCGGCATTATTGTTAACATTGTCAGTAAGGGTAAGGGTGAATTAACCCTCCTTGATTCTGATTATTggctggcaaagtttgccaaataTAGACCTTCCAAAGCTCAAACTTTTTGGAATGGGAACAACCCTACTGCAGAGGTTATTATAGAGTTCAATGACGATTGGATTGGTTATAATAACGTGAATGAATTTGAGAAGAAGTTTGAGAAGGATGGTTTCAGTAAAAGACATTGGATAAATGCGTCGGAAATGCATCATGGCTCAAATATCTATGGCTGGTGTGCTCGTGCAGATGATTATAATTCTGAGGGGCCAATAGGGGAGTATCTTCGCAAGAATGGAGAGCTGAAAACTGTATCTGACATTGTCAACGAAGACGAAGCAACACAGAAGAAATTGAATGTTCTGGCACACCTAAGTAATGAAAATGATATGTTAACTGAGGACCTGGCTGAGCTAGAATACAAATGCAATGAAGCAGCCTTGTCCTTAAGTAGGGTAATTGATGAGATGAAGAAGGCTGAGCAAACTTTTTCTGAAG AAAGAAAGAAGTTGCAGGATTTtgcacgtcatcaatgccaaagAATTTTGGATGAAAAAGATAAAATGAGTAATGACTTGGATAGAATGAAAAAGGAACTTGATTCTTGGAGCAAAGAAATAAACAAGCGTGAAGCATTAACTGAACATGAAAGAAAAAAacatgaggaggagaaaaagaag AATAAACTGAAAAACAATTCACTTGAGTTGGCTTCAATGGAGCTAAAAAAGCCTGATGAGAATGTCTACAGGCTGGTTGAAGAGCTAAAG AGGGATGAAGAGGAAGCTTTGAATAAAATACTTCAGCTAGAAAAGGAGCTGGGTGCTAAGCAGAGATTGGAAGTCGAAATTAAAGAGTTGAGAGGGAAGTTAGAGATGATGAAGCATCTAGAAATTGAAGATGATGAATCGGTTCAGAAGAAGATGAAAGAAATGAATGATGAATTACATGAAAAAGTGGATGATTTGGATGGTTTGAAATCTTTAAATCAAACTCTTTTGACTAAAGAGCAtgagatcaatgatgagttacaAGAAGCTCGCAAAGCATTAATTGAG TATCGATGTGCGTTGTgcagaagaaaaagaaataagTATAGCAGATTCTTATGGCCAGCCAAACTACATTACATTCCTTAA